A window of Gadus chalcogrammus isolate NIFS_2021 chromosome 16, NIFS_Gcha_1.0, whole genome shotgun sequence contains these coding sequences:
- the LOC130406411 gene encoding claudin-19-like isoform X1 produces MGMALQVVGVVLGLAGWCLQSSCTSSHRWRVRSHVDSVTTSQSMFEGLWMSCVSSALGSTQCSRFKSLLALPGMVSSLTSCLPLGLPLCLRVHIQVCRGLMVVSLLVGLVSLVLSVMGLRCTQLGRVSPQTKNTLTLSGGALFLLAGTLSLVAVSWYASRVVQEFYVPYSGGARFELGAGLYQGWAASGLFLLGGALLCCSYRKEEEQHYIQRFSYKHRAPSPGLPIYSLAPARAGTGTGSSKAYV; encoded by the exons ATGGGGATGGCCCTGCAGGTGGTAGGTGTGGTACTGGGGTTGGCAGGCTGGTGCCTCCAGTCCAGCTGCACCAGCTCCCACCGCTGGCGTGTGCGTAGCCATGTGGACTCGGTGACCACGAGCCAGTCGATGTTCGAGGGCCTCTGGATGAGCTGCGTGTCCTCCGCCCTCGGGTCCACGCAGTGCAGCCGCTTCAAGTCCCTCCTCGCCCTGCCTGGTATGGTCTCCTcgctcacttcctgtctgccgTTGGGACTTCCTCTTTGTCTGAGAG tccacATCCAGGTGTGTCGGGGTCTGATGGTGGTGTCTCTGCTGGTGGGTCTGGTCTCCCTGGTGCTGTCCGTCATGGGGCTGCGCTGCACCCAACTGGGCCGGGTGTCCCCGCAAACCAAGAACACACTCACCCTGAGCGGGGGAGCCCTGTTCCTCCtcgcag GTACGTTGAGTCTGGTGGCCGTGTCGTGGTACGCCAGCCGAGTGGTGCAGGAGTTCTACGTCCCGTACTCTGGCGGAGCCCG GTTTGAACTGGGGGCCGGGCTGTACCAGGGCTGGGCTGCTTCCGGTCTCTTTCTGCTGGGCGGAGCTCTGCTCTGCTGCTCCTATAGGAAGGAAGAGGAACAACACTATATCCAACG GTTCTCCTATAAGCACAGAGCCCCCTCTCCGGGCCTCCCCATCTACAGCCTCGCGCCGGCAAGGGCCGGCACCGGCACCGGCAGCAGCAAGGCCTACGTCTAG
- the LOC130406411 gene encoding claudin-19-like isoform X2, translating to MGMALQVVGVVLGLAGWCLQSSCTSSHRWRVRSHVDSVTTSQSMFEGLWMSCVSSALGSTQCSRFKSLLALPVHIQVCRGLMVVSLLVGLVSLVLSVMGLRCTQLGRVSPQTKNTLTLSGGALFLLAGTLSLVAVSWYASRVVQEFYVPYSGGARFELGAGLYQGWAASGLFLLGGALLCCSYRKEEEQHYIQRFSYKHRAPSPGLPIYSLAPARAGTGTGSSKAYV from the exons ATGGGGATGGCCCTGCAGGTGGTAGGTGTGGTACTGGGGTTGGCAGGCTGGTGCCTCCAGTCCAGCTGCACCAGCTCCCACCGCTGGCGTGTGCGTAGCCATGTGGACTCGGTGACCACGAGCCAGTCGATGTTCGAGGGCCTCTGGATGAGCTGCGTGTCCTCCGCCCTCGGGTCCACGCAGTGCAGCCGCTTCAAGTCCCTCCTCGCCCTGCCTG tccacATCCAGGTGTGTCGGGGTCTGATGGTGGTGTCTCTGCTGGTGGGTCTGGTCTCCCTGGTGCTGTCCGTCATGGGGCTGCGCTGCACCCAACTGGGCCGGGTGTCCCCGCAAACCAAGAACACACTCACCCTGAGCGGGGGAGCCCTGTTCCTCCtcgcag GTACGTTGAGTCTGGTGGCCGTGTCGTGGTACGCCAGCCGAGTGGTGCAGGAGTTCTACGTCCCGTACTCTGGCGGAGCCCG GTTTGAACTGGGGGCCGGGCTGTACCAGGGCTGGGCTGCTTCCGGTCTCTTTCTGCTGGGCGGAGCTCTGCTCTGCTGCTCCTATAGGAAGGAAGAGGAACAACACTATATCCAACG GTTCTCCTATAAGCACAGAGCCCCCTCTCCGGGCCTCCCCATCTACAGCCTCGCGCCGGCAAGGGCCGGCACCGGCACCGGCAGCAGCAAGGCCTACGTCTAG
- the parlb gene encoding presenilins-associated rhomboid-like protein, mitochondrial, with the protein MAWSGCVLRSLARQELLSSASRTRLKHGFQQRSAFRRPAKKTDAKRVEEEVVPSHTEASEAWTTKRAVDPPQIIKIPKTPPRNFGRLVKPLVFTVGFTGCSFAAAAIWQYESLKSRVQSYFDELRADWMEKLRPQKQGDFRKEINQWWNSLSEGQRTVTGIIAANVVVYCCWRVPAFQRTMLRYFTSDPSASKAVCSSMLLSTFSHYSLLHLAANMYVLWSFSSSAVSMLGPEQFLAVYLSAGVVSTMASYVAKTASGRFGPSLGASGAIMTVLAAVCTKMPEAKLAIIFLPMFTFTAGNALKAIVAMDAAGVVLGWRFFDHAAHLGGALFGIWYIMFGHELIWKNRDSLVRVWHNLRTRGPGGPGGPGGGANGGAGSA; encoded by the exons ATGGCGTGGAGTGGCTGTGTATTGAGGTCCTTGGCAAGACAGGAGCTCTTGTCTTCAGCCTCCAGGACCAG GTTGAAGCATGGCTTCCAGCAGCGCAGCGCCTTCAGGAGACCAGCAAAGAAGACGGATGCaaagagagtggaggaggaggtggtccccTCTCACACAGAAGCCAGCGAGGCATGGACCACCAAAAGGGCGGTGGACCCCCCGCAAATCATCAAGATCCCCAAGACCCCACCCAGGAACTTTGGTAGACTGGTCAAACCTCTGGTCTTCACAGTAGGG TTTACAGGCTGCTCGTTTGCAGCCGCGGCCATCTGGCAGTATGAGTCACTGAAGTCCCGTGTCCAGAGCTACTTCGACGAGCTGCGAGCTGATTGGATGGAGAAACTCCGCCCACAGAAACAGGGTGACTTTCGTAAAGAG ATCAACCAATGGTGGAACAGTTTGAGTGAGGGCCAACGCACTGTCACAG GGATCATCGCTGCTAACGTGGTGGTCTACTGCTGCTGGAGAGTACCGGCCTTCCAGCGCACCATGCTGCGATACTTCACCTCTGACCCCAGCGCCTCCA AGGCAGTGTGTTCCTCCATGCTCCTCTCCACCTTCAGCCACTACTCCCTGCTCCACCTGGCGGCCAACATGTACGTCCTCTGGAGCTTCTCGTCCAGCGCCGTCTCCATGCTGGGACCAGAGCAGTTCCTCGCTGTCTACCTCTCCGCAG GTGTCGTCTCTACGATGGCCAGCTACGTCGCCAAGACGGCCTCGGGCAGGTTTGGCCCTTCTCTTGGAGCC TCCGGAGCAATCATGACTGTCCTGGCTGCTGTCTGTACCAAGATGCCTGAAGCCAAGCTGGCCATCATCTTCCTCCCCATGTTCACCTTCACTGCAGGAAAC GCGCTGAAGGCCATCGTTGCCATGGATGCAGCAGGTGTGGTGCTCGGCTGGCGGTTCTTTGACCACGCTGCCCACCTGGGAGGAGCTCTGTTCGGCAT CTGGTACATCATGTTTGGCCACGAGCTGATCTGGAAGAACCGGGACTCGCTGGTCCGGGTCTGGCACAACCTGCGCaccaggggccccggggggccagggggaccagggggcggggctaacggAGGAGCAGGCTCCGCCTGA
- the LOC130406401 gene encoding nucleotidyltransferase MB21D2, translating to MAAPALSSRAGSVGSLGSSPTATPGSSNNNNKSLQACPELDFRSGSRVDELNRLIQEFSKHDQREYDDQRALEIHTAKDFIFSMLGMVQKLDQKLPVANEYLLLSGGVREGVVDMDLDDLSVYARGTDYDMDFTLLVPALKLHDRNQPVTLDMRHSALCHSWLSLRLFDEGTIARWKDCCTVVDHINGATNFFFSPTLVADWFYQSISLVLLEVQKKPQRGMPRVEKVERNGTIISVILGVGSSRMLYDIVPVVSFKGWPAVAQSWLMENHFWDGKITEEEVISGFYLLPASSFKGRKENEWRLSFARSEVQLKKCISSSLMQAYQACKALIIQLLSRPKAVSPYLLRSLMLWACDRLPAPYLSQEDFSAHFLLGLIDDLQHCLLNKMCPNYFIPQCNMLEHLSDEAAMLHARKLSSVRSDPAEHLRSTIEHAKAANRLSSELQWRGGGSNPPSPQSDAGGESQPDDRLAKKLQQLVTENPGKSISVFINPDDVTRPHFRIDDKFF from the exons ATGGCTGCCCCTGCGCTCTCTAGTCGGGCTGGGTCGGTGGGGAGCCTCGGCAGCAGCCCCACGGCTACCCCCGGTTcctccaacaacaacaacaagagccTGCAAGCCTGCCCAGAGCTAGACTTCAGGTCCGGGTCCCGGGTGGACGAGCTAAACCGCCTCATCCAGGAGTTTAGCAAACATGACCAGCGTGAGTATGACGACCAGCGGGCTCTGGAGATCCACACGGCCAAGGACTTCATCTTCTCCATGCTTG GCATGGTTCAGAAGTTGGACCAGAAGTTGCCTGTGGCCAACGAGTACCTGCTGCTGTCAGGAGGGGTCCGGGAGGGCGTGGTGGACATGGACCTGGACGACCTGAGTGTCTACGCCCGGGGAACGGACTATGACATGGACTTCACCCTGCTTGTACCGGCGCTCAAACTCCACGACCGGAACCAGCCCGTGACGTTGGACATGCGGCACTCGGCGCTGTGCCACTCCTGGCTGAGCCTTCGTCTGTTCGACGAGGGCACCATCGCCAGGTGGAAGGACTGCTGCACCGTGGTGGACCACATCAACGGAGCCACCAACTTCTTCTTCTCGCCCACGCTGGTGGCCGACTGGTTCTACCAATCCATCTcgctggtgctgctggaggtGCAGAAGAAGCCTCAGAGGGGCATGCCGcgggtggagaaggtggagcgCAACGGCACCATCATCTCCGTCATCCTGGGCGTGGGCAGCAGCCGCATGCTCTACGACATCGTGCCGGTGGTCTCCTTCAAGGGCTGGCCGGCCGTGGCCCAGAGCTGGCTCATGGAGAACCACTTCTGGGACGGAAAGATCACCGAGGAGGAGGTGATCAGTGGCTTCTACCTGCTGCCCGCCTCCTCCTTCAAGGGCCGCAAGGAGAACGAGTGGAGGCTGTCGTTCGCCCGCAGCGAGGTGCAGCTGAAGAAGTGCATCTCGTCCAGCCTGATGCAGGCGTACCAGGCCTGCAAGGCGCTGATCATCCAGCTGCTGTCGCGGCCTAAGGCGGTCAGCCCCTACCTGCTGCGCAGCCTCATGCTGTGGGCCTGCGACCGCCTGCCCGCCCCCTACCTCTCGCAGGAAGACTTCTCGGCCCACTTCCTGTTGGGGCTGATCGACGACCTGCAGCACTGCCTGCTCAACAAGATGTGCCCCAACTACTTCATCCCACAGTGCAACATGCTGGAGCACCTCTCGGACGAGGCGGCCATGCTGCACGCACGCAAGCTGTCGTCGGTGCGCTCCGACCCGGCCGAGCACCTGCGCTCCACCATCGAGCACGCCAAGGCCGCGAACCGCCTCAGCTCGGAGCTGCAGTGGCGCGGCGGGGGCAGCAACCCGCCCTCGCCGCAGTCGGACGCCGGCGGGGAGAGCCAGCCCGACGACCGGCTGGCCAAGAAGCTCCAGCAGCTGGTCACGGAGAACCCGGGGAAGTCCATCTCCGTCTTCATCAACCCCGACGACGTCACCAGGCCTCACTTCCGCATCGACGACAAGTTCTTCTAA
- the LOC130406409 gene encoding fibroblast growth factor 12-like isoform X2, translating into MEGKDKAPREQLKGIVTRLLGEHGFYLQMQPDGTVGGSKDENSDFTLFNLIPVGLRVVAMQGVKAALYLAMNGEGYLYTSDIFTAECKFKESVFENYYVIYSSTLYRQHESGRAWFLGINKDGGIMKGNRVKKTKPSSHFVPRPIEVCMYKEPSLHEIEGRLKDSELNMEEGEKGGEEEDGEKGGQQDLQQEDTTRQEAS; encoded by the exons ATGGAGGGGAAAGATAAGGCACCGCGAG AGCAGCTGAAGGGGATCGTAACGCGGCTCTTAGGTGAACACGGCTTCTACCTCCAGATGCAGCCCGACGGAACCGTTGGCGGCAGCAAGGACGAGAACAGCGACTTCA CTCTCTTCAACCTGATCCCGGTGGGTCTGAGGGTGGTGGCTATGCAAGGTGTGAAGGCTGCACTCTATCTGGCCATGAATGGAGAGGGCTACCTGTACACctcg GATATCTTCACAGCAGAGTGTAAGTTCAAGGAGTCAGTGTTTGAGAACTACTACGTCATCTACTCCTCCACACTGTACCGGCAGCATGAGTCCGGGCGCGCTTGGTTCCTTGGCATCAACAAGGACGGAGGCATCATGAAGGGGAACCGAGTGAAGAAGACCAAACCCTCCTCTCACTTTGTACCACGGCCCATCgaag tgtgcatgTACAAGGAACCGTCTCTCCATGAGATTGAGGGGCGTCTTAAGGACTCGGAGCTGAACATGGAGGAGGgcgagaagggaggagaggaggaggacggggagaagggaggacaACAGGACCTGCAGCAGGAGGACACTACCCGGCAGGAGGCCTCGTAG
- the LOC130406409 gene encoding fibroblast growth factor 12-like isoform X1: MAAAIASSLIRQRRQAREASGEKVVSGKRRSSPSKEKRCGRHLLTLLSNARFCSHKKKPVHRKPEQLKGIVTRLLGEHGFYLQMQPDGTVGGSKDENSDFTLFNLIPVGLRVVAMQGVKAALYLAMNGEGYLYTSDIFTAECKFKESVFENYYVIYSSTLYRQHESGRAWFLGINKDGGIMKGNRVKKTKPSSHFVPRPIEVCMYKEPSLHEIEGRLKDSELNMEEGEKGGEEEDGEKGGQQDLQQEDTTRQEAS; the protein is encoded by the exons atggcggccgccATCGCCAGCTCCCTGATTCGTCAGAGGCGGCAGGCGCGGGAGGCGAGCGGGGAGAAGGTGGTGAGCGGGAAGAGGAGGTCCTCCCCCAGTAAGGAGAAGCGGTGTGGGAGGCATCTCCTCACCCTGCTCTCCAACGCCCGCTTCTGCTCCCACAAGAAGAAACCTGTCCACCGAAAGCCAG AGCAGCTGAAGGGGATCGTAACGCGGCTCTTAGGTGAACACGGCTTCTACCTCCAGATGCAGCCCGACGGAACCGTTGGCGGCAGCAAGGACGAGAACAGCGACTTCA CTCTCTTCAACCTGATCCCGGTGGGTCTGAGGGTGGTGGCTATGCAAGGTGTGAAGGCTGCACTCTATCTGGCCATGAATGGAGAGGGCTACCTGTACACctcg GATATCTTCACAGCAGAGTGTAAGTTCAAGGAGTCAGTGTTTGAGAACTACTACGTCATCTACTCCTCCACACTGTACCGGCAGCATGAGTCCGGGCGCGCTTGGTTCCTTGGCATCAACAAGGACGGAGGCATCATGAAGGGGAACCGAGTGAAGAAGACCAAACCCTCCTCTCACTTTGTACCACGGCCCATCgaag tgtgcatgTACAAGGAACCGTCTCTCCATGAGATTGAGGGGCGTCTTAAGGACTCGGAGCTGAACATGGAGGAGGgcgagaagggaggagaggaggaggacggggagaagggaggacaACAGGACCTGCAGCAGGAGGACACTACCCGGCAGGAGGCCTCGTAG
- the LOC130406409 gene encoding fibroblast growth factor 12-like isoform X3, whose protein sequence is MQPDGTVGGSKDENSDFTLFNLIPVGLRVVAMQGVKAALYLAMNGEGYLYTSDIFTAECKFKESVFENYYVIYSSTLYRQHESGRAWFLGINKDGGIMKGNRVKKTKPSSHFVPRPIEVCMYKEPSLHEIEGRLKDSELNMEEGEKGGEEEDGEKGGQQDLQQEDTTRQEAS, encoded by the exons ATGCAGCCCGACGGAACCGTTGGCGGCAGCAAGGACGAGAACAGCGACTTCA CTCTCTTCAACCTGATCCCGGTGGGTCTGAGGGTGGTGGCTATGCAAGGTGTGAAGGCTGCACTCTATCTGGCCATGAATGGAGAGGGCTACCTGTACACctcg GATATCTTCACAGCAGAGTGTAAGTTCAAGGAGTCAGTGTTTGAGAACTACTACGTCATCTACTCCTCCACACTGTACCGGCAGCATGAGTCCGGGCGCGCTTGGTTCCTTGGCATCAACAAGGACGGAGGCATCATGAAGGGGAACCGAGTGAAGAAGACCAAACCCTCCTCTCACTTTGTACCACGGCCCATCgaag tgtgcatgTACAAGGAACCGTCTCTCCATGAGATTGAGGGGCGTCTTAAGGACTCGGAGCTGAACATGGAGGAGGgcgagaagggaggagaggaggaggacggggagaagggaggacaACAGGACCTGCAGCAGGAGGACACTACCCGGCAGGAGGCCTCGTAG